One segment of Belonocnema kinseyi isolate 2016_QV_RU_SX_M_011 chromosome 7, B_treatae_v1, whole genome shotgun sequence DNA contains the following:
- the LOC117176560 gene encoding uncharacterized protein LOC117176560 yields the protein MDLNEASADIKQEADENSVCMKGENEKEADNKEAGHTSDEPFDPPDEAAASIWKHALPKRSKMKYYATYDRFMQWTKVKNIKSVSENVLMTYFHDLAKVMKPSTLWSHYSMLKTTLNSQNNIKIEKYTKLTAFLKRQATGFKSKQSKILSSNDIEKFLHEAPDHQYLATKTALIIAITGACRRDELYSIKVDDVKDFNSMFLVTLPKIKRKKLVRSFTIVGEFYAIVKKYCDLRPKDTASHHFFLNYQNGRCTRQVIGINKFGAMPKQIASYLQLPDPQSYTGHSLGRTSANLRIDSGARSDKQHSGSKSATVLEGNIDESLQNKKIVSNLITESIVLNASNSRETSRNESRSTNANPIRTGTPTTGKSSVCEVGESSPPHLDEYAKERKSKTQPVAFVNVNADLDEQNLATGIPTTLPIMSRNPQVSQLPLRDKTSTAQRPRNSAQTFIKQIRNITPAAGSSNQQCEQHLKTLILKTVPLNVKEVAPTTIQMPLRQSAQEVPQAPQQATEVCLRWDSYHSNMQNSFPSLLDAEHFVDVTLACEGRSLKSTESRPFTKIRLQRPTSPASPNATVKLESLDIPLSPIEMFSDNNLMSLHEEEDPCGNVRDSEDQDLNFGNVDGPPDFTDGEDQDQIEFGPADSLEQEQDIVDDLEPNSSAGEREVSSTLYKSEDCEDDEMNEKETREMEAYKKTENAPTEKLKVSEQR from the exons ATGAAATACTATGCCACGTACGACCGATTTATGCAGTGGACTAAAGTAAAGAACATAAAATCAGtgtctgaaaatgttttaatgacTTATTTCCATGATCTTGCAAAAGTAATGAAACCATCAACTCTTTGGTCTCATTACTCGATGTTAAAAACCACATTGAATAGTCAGAataatatcaaaattgaaaagtatACGAAGTTAACAGCTTTTTTAAAAAGACAAGCCACTGGATTCAAGAGTAAACAATCAAAAATCCTATCCTCAAATGACATTGAGAAATTCCTCCACGAAGCTCCGGACCATCAATATTTGGCAACAAAG ACTGCTTTAATTATTGCAATAACTGGTGCGTGCAGGCGAGATGAACTGTACAGTATTAAAGTTGACgatgtgaaagattttaattcaatGTTTCTGGTCACACTtccaaaaataaagagaaaaaaactcGTACGTTCCTTCACCATTGTTGGAGAATTCTACGCTATCGTTAAAAAGTACTGCGATTTGCGGCCAAAAGACACCGCCTCACACCATTTTTTCTTGAACTACCAGAACGGGCGGTGCACCAGGCAAGTAATCGGGATTAATAAATTTGGTGCTATGCCAAAACAGATAGCATCCTATCTACAGTTGCCCGATCCTCAGTCCTACACTGGACATAGCCTTGGAAGAACTTCAGCGAATTTACGTATTGATTCTGGGGCACGCAGTGATAAACAACACAGTGGGTCGAAATCAGCCACCGTTCTCGAAGGCAACATTGACGAGtctttacaaaataagaaaatagtgAGTAATCTAATCACGGAATCGATCGTTTTAAACGCATCAAATTCACGAGAAACTTCTCGCAACGAATCAAGATCAACAAATGCGAATCCCATTCGGACTGGTACTCCAACAACTGGAAAATCCTCCGTTTGCGAGGTCGGAGAAAGTTCACCGCCACACT TGGACGAATATGCTAAGGAAAGGAAGTCAAAAACTCAACCAGTTGCATTTGTAAACGTCAATGCCGATTTAGATGAACAAAATCTTGCGACTGGTATACCAACAACTTTACCAATTATGTCGCGAAATCCACAgg TTTCGCAGTTGCCACTGCGAGATAAAACTTCAACTGCTCAGAGACCGAGAAACTCCGCGCAGACGTTTATTAAACAGATAAGAAATATCACACCAGCAGCAGGGTCCTCGAATCAACAATGCGAACAAcacttaaagacattaattttgaaGACGGTACCACTGAATGTCAAAGAAGTTGCACCGACCACTATTCAAATGCCACTTAGACAAAGTGCGCAAGAAGTTCCGCAAGCTCCTCAACAAGCTACTGaa gttTGTCTGAGGTGGGATAGTTATCACAGCAACATGCAGAACAGTTTCCCCTCACTTCTGGATGCAGAGCACTTCGTCGACGTGACTTTGGCATGCGAGGGTCGCTCCTTGAAGT CGACAGAATCGAGACCATTTACGAAAATTCGCCTGCAACGACCTACCTCTCCAGCCTCTCCGAACGCAACAGTGAAACTTGAGTCCCTGGACATACCCTTAAGTCCTATTGAAATGTTTTCTGACAACAATCTCATGAGTCTCCATGAAGAAGAGGATCCTTGTGGTAATGTACGAGACTCTGAAGATCAGGACTTGAATTTCGGTAATGTGGATGGCCCTCCAGACTTTACGGATGGAGAAGATCAGGACCAGATCGAATTCGGACCCGCGGACTCTTTGGAACAGGAACAGGATATTGTCGACGATTTGGAACCAAATTCAAGCGCAGGTGAAAGAGAGGTGTCAAGCACATTGTACAAAAGTGAAGACTGTGAAGATGATGAGATGAATGAAAAAGAAACAAGAGAGATGGAAGCATATAAAAAGACAGAAAATGCCCCAACGGAAAAGTTAAAAGTGTCCGAACAAAGATAA
- the LOC117176795 gene encoding CUE domain-containing protein 2 isoform X1 — protein sequence MCYPLSSDSHRMSKTTNEKEELVKKSLFNFVRKQVPTAQLSLIDDIVLSYVVSMVEESALEEDLDVDGLCEMVSACLPEFSTIEKEAVSKWLLDVESNLRQENKGNQNGQSHDLLSHISLAALLPPDTQRMRVHHLSETSDAGSDSSGEYFAEESSWHQVALLQEMFPGASSAEARHCLAVAGGDIAKAAQLALHRQEAGQSIVSNLTFLTPNARNKARVNDEELKSRIIARYSYVDRDDDSREHRPVAPKTEPKKLVRYLDNKIVSLKGERFTEIKRGEEEDGNEGAKKRGHCRP from the exons ATGTGTTATCCTCTTTCTTCTGACAGCCACAG AATGAGCAAAACGACGAACGAGAAGGAGGAACTTGTTAAGAAATCGTTGTTCAACTTTGTTAGAAAACAAGTGCCCACAGCACAATTGAG CTTGATTGATGACATCGTGCTCAGCTACGTGGTGAGCATGGTGGAGGAAAGTGCTCTCGAGGAAGATTTGGACGTCGATGGATTGTGCGAAATGGTGTCCGCTTGCCTTCCTGAGTTTTCCACAATTGAAAAAGAAGCTGTCTCGAAGTGGCTACTTGACGTCGAAAGCAACTTGCGCCAAGAAAACAAGGGAAATCAAAATGGCCAATCCCACGATCTTCTGAGCCACATCAGTTTAGCGGCTCTATTGCCCCCAGATACTCAAAGAATGAGGGTTCATCATCTCTCAGAAACGAGTGACGCTGGTAGCGACTCCAGTGGTGAATACTTTGCAGag GAATCATCTTGGCATCAAGTGGCACTTTTGCAAGAAATGTTTCCGGGAGCGAGCTCAGCTGAAGCACGTCATTGTTTGGCGGTTGCTGGAGGAGACATAGCAAAAGCAGCTCAACTTGCTCTTCACAGGCAAGAAGCTGGGCAAAGCATCGTCAGCAATCTTACGTTCCTTACA CCCAATGCTCGAAATAAAGCCCGCGTGAACGACGAGGAGCTGAAATCCCGCATAATCGCTCGCTACAGTTACGTAGACAGGGATGACGATTCGCGTGAGCACCGACCAGTAGCGCCGAAAACGGAACCGAAAAAGTTGGTGAGGTATCTGGACAACAAGATTGTAAGTTTAAAGGGTGAACGTTTCACGGAAATAAAACGTGGAGAAGAGGAAGATGGCAACGAAGGCGCAAAAAAGAGAGGCCACTGCCGCCCGTAA
- the LOC117176795 gene encoding CUE domain-containing protein 2 isoform X2 → MSKTTNEKEELVKKSLFNFVRKQVPTAQLSLIDDIVLSYVVSMVEESALEEDLDVDGLCEMVSACLPEFSTIEKEAVSKWLLDVESNLRQENKGNQNGQSHDLLSHISLAALLPPDTQRMRVHHLSETSDAGSDSSGEYFAEESSWHQVALLQEMFPGASSAEARHCLAVAGGDIAKAAQLALHRQEAGQSIVSNLTFLTPNARNKARVNDEELKSRIIARYSYVDRDDDSREHRPVAPKTEPKKLVRYLDNKIVSLKGERFTEIKRGEEEDGNEGAKKRGHCRP, encoded by the exons ATGAGCAAAACGACGAACGAGAAGGAGGAACTTGTTAAGAAATCGTTGTTCAACTTTGTTAGAAAACAAGTGCCCACAGCACAATTGAG CTTGATTGATGACATCGTGCTCAGCTACGTGGTGAGCATGGTGGAGGAAAGTGCTCTCGAGGAAGATTTGGACGTCGATGGATTGTGCGAAATGGTGTCCGCTTGCCTTCCTGAGTTTTCCACAATTGAAAAAGAAGCTGTCTCGAAGTGGCTACTTGACGTCGAAAGCAACTTGCGCCAAGAAAACAAGGGAAATCAAAATGGCCAATCCCACGATCTTCTGAGCCACATCAGTTTAGCGGCTCTATTGCCCCCAGATACTCAAAGAATGAGGGTTCATCATCTCTCAGAAACGAGTGACGCTGGTAGCGACTCCAGTGGTGAATACTTTGCAGag GAATCATCTTGGCATCAAGTGGCACTTTTGCAAGAAATGTTTCCGGGAGCGAGCTCAGCTGAAGCACGTCATTGTTTGGCGGTTGCTGGAGGAGACATAGCAAAAGCAGCTCAACTTGCTCTTCACAGGCAAGAAGCTGGGCAAAGCATCGTCAGCAATCTTACGTTCCTTACA CCCAATGCTCGAAATAAAGCCCGCGTGAACGACGAGGAGCTGAAATCCCGCATAATCGCTCGCTACAGTTACGTAGACAGGGATGACGATTCGCGTGAGCACCGACCAGTAGCGCCGAAAACGGAACCGAAAAAGTTGGTGAGGTATCTGGACAACAAGATTGTAAGTTTAAAGGGTGAACGTTTCACGGAAATAAAACGTGGAGAAGAGGAAGATGGCAACGAAGGCGCAAAAAAGAGAGGCCACTGCCGCCCGTAA